The Magnetospirillum sp. WYHS-4 genome includes the window GCGGACCCATAATGCCTGGCAGGACCGTCCCGTTCCGGAAAGCTTGCTGCGGGAAGCCTGGGACCTGGCCAAATGGGGGCCGACCAGCGCCAACTGCCTGCCGGCCCGCATCGTCTTCGTGGTCTCCCCGGAGGCGAAGGAGCGCCTCCGTTCCTGTCTCATGGAAGCGAACGTCGCCAAGACCATGGCGGCGCCGGCGACGGCGATCGTCGGCTACGACTTGGCGTTTCCCGACCAGTTGCCCCGGCTCTTTCCGCATGCGGACGCCCGCTCCTGGTTCGTCGGCAACGCCGAATTGATCCAGGCCACGGCGTTCCGCAACTCCACCCTCCAAGGAGCGTACTTCATGATGGCGGCCCGGTCGCTGGGTCTCGACTGCGGCCCCATGTCGGGCTTCGATGCGGCCAAGGTGGACGAGGCCTTCTTCGCCGGCACCGCCGTGAAGTCCAACTTCCTCTGCAATCTCGGCTACGGCGATCCGGCCAAGCTGTTTCCGCGTGGCCCCCGGCTTTCCTTCGATGAGGCCTGCCGGATCGGCTAGAGCGCCCGCCAGGACCAGGGATCACCCCGCGATTCGGGGGGGGTGAATACCATGGGTTGGGCGTTGACGGCCTTCACGCCGTCGTCCAGCCCCAGGCCTTCGCGCAGGGCGCGCAGGGTTCCCGAGTGGGCGACTACCACAACGGGTGCCGATCCGTCGATTTGCGCCAAGGCCCGCCAAGTGCGGGCGACGAAGATATTCCAGGGTTCGGCGCCGGGAGGTTCGGCTCTCGGGCCGCCGACGCGTTCGCCCAGAGGCCGCCCTTCCAGGCGGCCCCAGCCGCGCTCGCCCAGTCCGGCCAGGGTGCGAACCGTCAGGCCGCGCCGTTCGGCGAAGGGGCGGGCGGTCTGCAACGCCCGGTCCAGGGTACTGGCATAGACGGCACCCAAGGCGACGCCCTCAAGGCGGTCGGCTGCCTCCACCGCCTGTCGCCGGCCGAGATCGGTAAGCGGCGAGTCCATCCGGCCGGCAATGACATTGTCCCGGTTGGCCGTGCTTTCTCCATGGCGGAGAAAATAAAATGGGGCCCGCAGCAGCGCGATGTCCGGTGGTGCCGCCATGTCAGCGCCGGATCTGGGTCAGATAGTCGGCCAAGCCGCTCATGCAATCACGGAAGGTGTCCATGCTCTGGGTTGTCTTGGCCTGAACGAAGGCGCCCTGCAAGATGGCGATGATCGCCGCTGCCGTCGGTTCGGCATCCAGATCGCCGCGTAGGGTACCCCGTTGCTGGCCATGGCGGAGGGCGCGGGAGAGGCTCTTGCGCCATAGACGATAAAGCTCGTCCAGCCGGTCGCGGAATCCTTCATCGACCAAAGCCATCTCGGCCATCAGGTTGGTCAGGGGACAGCCTAGAGGGAGCATCGCGGGGATGTCCTCTGCCGCGCGCTCCTGAACGATGCGGGCCAAGCCCGCGACCGGATCGTCACTACCTTCCAGAGGCTTGACCCACCAAGTCTCCACATAGTCGCGTAGCGGTCCCTCGACGAGGGCGTAGCCCAGCGCCAGCTTGGTGGGAAAGTGATGGTAGAAGGCGCCCTTGGTGAGTCCGGTATCGGCCAGGATGTCATTCAGCCCGGTCGCCTGGAAGCCCCGGCGCCGGACCAGCCGCCAAGCGGATTCCAGGATGACGCGGCGGGTGGCCTGGGGAGCATGCGGTCGCCTCATACCGCTCAGTATGTCCGACCCCGGGGCCTCGCGCAACACCTAGCGCCTTAGCGCCCGCTGGCCTTACCCAAGGGGGCGGAACGTACCGGGGAGGGGGAGGGAGACGCGAAGGCCGCCCCCGACTGCCCCTCCGATGGCGAGACGGTGAACACCATTTCGGACCCGGTGAGGGTCCGCGCCTGGATCTGGATGGAAGCGACCCGGCTCTGGCGCTGGTAGGTCAATACGCTGATCGGCGCGCGGACCGACGTCACCTCGGTCCAGCCGAACTCGGGCATCTTCTGCTTCAGAAAATCGAACAGGGCGAAAGGGCCTGCCGAGGCGTTGATCACTAATTGGCCGACCCAGTTGTCCCCAGAACCCAGAACCAGGGTCCGGTCGAGGACCAGCTTGGAGCCGCCCGGGCTGGGAATATCGGGAAACTGCCCGAAGGAAGTCTGGACCGTGGCTTCGGAGGGAGATTCGGGAGTGGTCGACGCCAGTTCCGCCTGCGGCATGCAAGCCGCCAACGCCAACATCGCTGCGCTGGCGGCGCCAGAAAAAGCCTTGTTATTCATAGGCATCCGGGATTCTCCCTGTCGCTTGATGGAAAAAACGTCACGCATCTGCAAAAAAAGTACTGGACGCCCAAACGCGAACCACCTATATCACCGCGGCGGTTGGA containing:
- a CDS encoding malonic semialdehyde reductase, which translates into the protein MTGLDPSALDQLFRQARTHNAWQDRPVPESLLREAWDLAKWGPTSANCLPARIVFVVSPEAKERLRSCLMEANVAKTMAAPATAIVGYDLAFPDQLPRLFPHADARSWFVGNAELIQATAFRNSTLQGAYFMMAARSLGLDCGPMSGFDAAKVDEAFFAGTAVKSNFLCNLGYGDPAKLFPRGPRLSFDEACRIG
- a CDS encoding TetR/AcrR family transcriptional regulator, which encodes MRRPHAPQATRRVILESAWRLVRRRGFQATGLNDILADTGLTKGAFYHHFPTKLALGYALVEGPLRDYVETWWVKPLEGSDDPVAGLARIVQERAAEDIPAMLPLGCPLTNLMAEMALVDEGFRDRLDELYRLWRKSLSRALRHGQQRGTLRGDLDAEPTAAAIIAILQGAFVQAKTTQSMDTFRDCMSGLADYLTQIRR
- a CDS encoding histidine phosphatase family protein, with amino-acid sequence MAAPPDIALLRAPFYFLRHGESTANRDNVIAGRMDSPLTDLGRRQAVEAADRLEGVALGAVYASTLDRALQTARPFAERRGLTVRTLAGLGERGWGRLEGRPLGERVGGPRAEPPGAEPWNIFVARTWRALAQIDGSAPVVVVAHSGTLRALREGLGLDDGVKAVNAQPMVFTPPESRGDPWSWRAL